The following coding sequences lie in one Ferviditalea candida genomic window:
- the rnc gene encoding ribonuclease III yields the protein MQPDFKKLQSDVGVYFHNHYLLKQAFTHSSYVNEHRMSHHKDNERMEFLGDAVLELVISEYLFHAYPEQTEGELTKLRASIVCEPSLFRFAKLLDFGSYLLLGKGEEMTGGRNRPALLADVFESFIGALYLDQGLPAVKHFMKKHIFPVISDADQLRVTDYKTQLQEYTQHHNLGTLEYRIVDERGPAHEKQFVSEVYMDNRLLGQGIGRSKKESEQQAAAKALEKLDVHHHMQ from the coding sequence ATGCAACCGGATTTTAAAAAGCTGCAGTCGGATGTGGGAGTTTATTTTCATAACCATTATCTGCTCAAACAGGCGTTTACCCATTCTTCTTATGTGAATGAGCATAGGATGTCCCACCACAAGGACAATGAACGGATGGAGTTTCTTGGCGATGCGGTGCTGGAGCTTGTCATTTCGGAATATTTGTTTCATGCCTACCCCGAGCAAACGGAAGGGGAGCTGACAAAGCTGCGGGCATCGATTGTATGCGAGCCTTCGCTGTTCCGTTTTGCCAAGCTGCTTGATTTCGGATCATACCTGCTGCTCGGCAAGGGTGAGGAAATGACCGGCGGAAGGAACCGGCCGGCTTTATTGGCCGACGTTTTCGAATCCTTTATCGGGGCGCTTTATCTGGATCAGGGATTGCCTGCCGTCAAGCACTTCATGAAAAAACATATCTTTCCTGTCATTTCCGACGCCGATCAGCTTCGCGTCACCGATTACAAGACGCAGCTTCAGGAGTACACACAGCATCATAACCTGGGAACCCTGGAATACCGGATTGTCGATGAGCGGGGTCCCGCGCATGAAAAGCAGTTCGTCTCGGAAGTCTATATGGATAACCGGCTGCTTGGGCAAGGGATCGGCCGTTCAAAAAAAGAATCGGAACAGCAAGCTGCGGCGAAGGCATTGGAAAAACTGGATGTCCATCACCATATGCAATAA